The sequence below is a genomic window from Coffea arabica cultivar ET-39 chromosome 4c, Coffea Arabica ET-39 HiFi, whole genome shotgun sequence.
ACCGATTTTGATGATTAAACTTGGCTTATTTCttaatgaatttaaaactttaGTCAGACCTCATTTGCGATTGCAGTACTTCTGATAAAAAAAACACTTTTCAGTGTTAGAATTGTTTTTAAGGTGTTTCGTGAATATCATTCCATATAATTAGAAGTAAAACTTTTGGTATGAAAACTATTTTTAGTAAAAACTCAAATTTGATGCTTATATAGtaacttttattatttaaaaaataaaatattaaatttaattattttatcctatattataaattaaataaaaagataaatacatttaaaattttttaaattacacattACCCAATACAATAAACATTTATTGAACTATATCTCCAAACAGTAAATTTAAAAGCACTTAAAAACTTAATaagtatttttattaaaaattatattagaTAAGCGCTTTTCAATAAATTATCGTAATTCCCAACGAGCCCTCAGTTTagtatatttcttttttttttttttacactcaAGTCGAGATTAAAAATGTTTATTTCTCATATGTATTTCTTGAAACTTAATAAATGCGTATAAAATCACTTTTTTGTCGAATAAAACACAAAAAAGTTGCTTCACTTTGGTTTGGTTAATTTACAAAATGATCTACTATTTTTATCCTAGCTCCAGCCAAGTTAGGTCGAAGCCTCATCAAGATTTACTCGTATTTTCCCTATCACTATAACCTTTTAACTCAATTTCCTAATCCTCTTTGCAAGTAAACGTCGTATCGATTAAAAAAGGgggcaaaaagaaaaagtgtGATCTGAAGTTTTAAGTCGCGGCCTCTGAATTTAGACAAACCCTAttggtttctcttttttttttttttaatggcagaaataaaagaaaatttctgatgctcTCTCATTCCCCACTCTTAGACAGCGATAGATTggacaaaatgaattgttttatACTTGCTTTCTCTGCTGCCTTGTTGTCATGTACACCAACGTTACATCGGTTGCCATTTACAACATTGTCCTTGCATTTGCCATTTTAGACTTTGTTTTGTGAGTTTATTATAAATGGGTTGAAAAACGAACTAAACTACTCGATACTTGAATCGAACTCGCCTTGATAAGAGCTTGCTCAAGTTTGATTCGCCAATTAGTCAAACCAATTTTGAGCaggattttatgtttaatacCATTCAAGTTCGATAAAAGAACTCGTTTAAACTCGATTCGACAAATAAACAGATCAAACTTGAACATAATTTCAAActcattaaaataatcaaacaaatttgAACATTGGGGTGTTCGGGTTGATTGGACTTGTCTAAACCCCTAATTACTAAGAACATTATGCCAGGAATGGATACTTTTgtagttttcatttattagattttttgtttcattatttaaagTTTAGGGTTTAGGTTGAATCCTGTACACCAAGGTTTTTACTTGAAGAATCTATACAACTCTTGATGTTCTTGTTATCATCCAAGCATAAGAAGAgctaaaaagagaaaatgtgaaaaaaggTTTGTTTAACCTACTCTTTTGATGTCTAGAAAGCCTTAATTCTACAAAGGTTAGAAATAATTATCATaaaacttttgtaatttaaCCGTGCGATACGAATttcttatagtttcaaaatcatTAAGTTCATAGGCTAATCAATTCCACATGAGATTAGGTTCACATTATATGAGTGCCTAATGTATAGACAAAAACTTGCTAAGTAAACTTAAGGATGAAAGTTGGGTTCTGAGATCTTTTATGTCTGCtcacttaattaattgatttcttaacaaaaattatatattacttATCCATAGTTTCATGTAATTATCTAAATTTAAAGACTTAAACTTAGTATTAAATACGAAATAAATAGGTTTTATCAAGTATCGTGACTCAAAGCATGTTGCATACCGCCAATGAGCATATATGTGGCTATTTCTCTAGTCAAGCAAATTTTTGAAGGATTACGGTGATGTGTGTTGATTTTACACTTAATTTTGACGGATGGTAATATAATTAGAAATTAGTCTTTGATGCTCAAAATATGGATTAATAGCtattgttttctttcttctttttttttttttttttttttttttgcttctgtAAATATACTAACATCACTAGAGTAGCTACTACTAAATGTTGTCATTTTCCGTATGCTATAAGAAACTGACATAGGGGTGCACTAattttgtatgttttttttttaaggaaattgATTAAAATACTAATGTACTCCATCCAAAACCATAGCAATGTGAAAACCACTAAATAGTTAACAGATATCTCTTTGAATATTAGTCTGCTTTGGATTTCAACTCCGCTGAGCTTACAAGTTACTTTACTTAAGCAACTCGATAGCCATTTCTCCATtttagtgaacaagaaattcacaaattccTTGTAGACGCTTaggatgcgtttgataaaactgaaatccgAAAACTAAAATTTAAAGTCTAAATCTATTACGTTGCGGAATTATTAAGTACTAATTTGATACATTTAAGTGTATATCATACTAAGTGATAAataaatagtttatcacttattttttaaaataaattttctttagaaaattcagtactatttaattaatttagatgctctattttttattataaaacgCGCGTTTCAACATATTAAGACgtgaatatattaaatttaagtcCTCAAACAGCGTCTTACTTAATAAGAGATCAAATGTGTTAGAGCGGGGCATTATGGTCATTAAACTCAGTTGACAATAGTAAGCAGATCTAAGAATTCCCAAAAATGTTAGCCGCACAGCTGCTAGGGCCTACTCATGTCTTCTTAGTTCGAAACCACTATCAATATCatatcattttatttgccaTCAAAGTCTTTCATTTCACAAAGCCCCTAACGGGCAAATTGTTTGATTCTAGTCCCTAACCTCTTCTTGAATTTCATCTTAGCCTCTAACATTTCAAATGAAGCAGTTTGGTCTCCAAAATTTCGAAGTACATCATAATGGTCCTTGGCCACAATACTTATGAATTTTCCCACGAAAAAAGTAAGTAAAAAGAATAGATATTCCCAATGTTATTAACTTATATTGCTTAAGGTTTCAATGGGAAAGATATACACTCAATCTTAGACAAAAGGTCGAGAAAGTTACGGAGACACCTTATCTAAACTATTATTCAAAGCGTAACGAGTCATTGGACTTATTTACGATTGTTTATTTTAAATGGTTATATATTATGATTTTGGATAATCATTTTTTATatcttcatttatttttgtatttagattataaattttgcaaaaaccaaaaaagttaaaatttataACCTATTAAAGAGTAACATTTACGAATTCTGATTATTATCTATGATCAATTTTCCTAACCAAATTTTGCAGGATCAGAAACCAACTAGAACAAGGCCACATGTTTTCTCATTTTGGTCACTTGTGCTACTCACAACCTATTACACAAATGATTTCGAGGCCAAGGACGaaaattcaaattgatttaCCCGATATGTTAAGGACATAATAGATAAAACTTTACCAATACGTTAGGGACTCTTTTCCATAATTTGCCCAATGCACAAAATTGGCTCTCGCAACCCATTTTATGGGGAATTGATATTCGCACCCCTATTTTAATCTCTCTCAATTCACTCACCGAATAATATGGCTCCTTGAAGTTCAAAAGGCTAATTTTCGAGCACAATTCCACAAATATCACTTCCCCCTTTATAAATTATAATCTCGAGACCTTACACTACTCCTCCTCCTACAATAAAGTTCCAAACAACAATCGAACAGGCTTTTTACCAGAAATCGtttctcctctcctctcctctcttCTCCTCTCCTCTCATCCACCTCACCTTCAAGTCTTCAAGTCTCCTCTGTCCATCTGTTTTGCCTCTTTCTCCACTCGTCTTTGTTTATATCTCTTTTTAATCGAGACTTGTGAAAAAACGGGTGCAAAATCGATGATGGATGTTGTTACAGGCAGCAGGTGTTCTCACACTTCTCACATCACAGAGATCATCATCACTAGCTTCTTTCGCCACAAATATTAAGccttttttgttttcatatATAATTGTAAAGCTAGACAAATCCCAAGAAGATATTTAAACGGTTGGTGAGGAATTAGCTGTTCAATACTATGGCAGCAGCTCCTTgagattgaaagaaaaatctAATCTTTGTGCTTTAAGAAATATATCCCTGTAAGAAAAGATAAAGGGATTATTGAGGTGGTGGTGAAGGGTGATGGCAGCTTGAGGAGAGTGAAAAAAGGTATAAAAATCCCATCTTTGGACTCCCAAGAACTAGCAGCTATGGCAGGTAGGACTCTGGTTTATGGCCAGGGTGGTGCTGGTGGTACTTCGAATTTGAGTAGTTTTTTGCTTCAGAATCAAAGAGTTGGTTGCTCTTCATCGTCTCAGCCTCATCATGATTCCCTCTTCATCTCCAGCTCTTCGCCTTCTTTTCTTGGTAAAAAATTGCTTCAGATTCTCTCTCTCAATTGGCGTTGACtttttattgattattgattcaTTTGTGATGCTTGGTGGTTGTTttcttctattttctttttctggtaTTGGATATGTGGAATTTTGATTTTACTGTCTTGTTTGTCTTATTTTGATAATCAATGCCTTAATATTGCGTTATTGGATCATTCTACTAGTTGTTGGACTAAAGATCTTATCATGTGGACTTGAGTCTTATCTTTTGCTATCCATTCCATAAATGGAAGTTTTTTCTACCCATGAGTCAACTCCTGTTTCACTGCTAGTAGTAGCCTATAGACTGATCGGCAATTTGGAATTAGATTGCTAAAGTCAATGTTTTTGTCTCTCTCGTGTTTGTCCAAGAATCCAGGGTTTTATCCTTGTATATTTAAGCAGTTAGCAGGCTTAATTAACACGATTGAATAGATGTGTTCCATATGCTCCATTTACTGTATATACGACTGCATCTAATCTAAATTcatctaaaaaaaaatcatttttgatTGCTCTTTCGTTGAATCTGTCAAGTATCTTTTAACTCAAGGTGTTGGAAGAAGATTGAAAAGTTCTTCACCTGTCACAAAGATTAATTCCTTTGTGTAAGCAACCTGTGGTTAATTTATGTCCATGAACAATaaatgattgaagaaaaatgtaGGATGTTCTGCTTTTAGAGATTGGTGAAATGGTATAGCAATTTTCATGATCACGTGCAAAGTAGTCTTACagtttttatcttgattttaggttcccgATCAATGGTAAGCTTTGAAGATGTTAATGGGCGGAAGAGATCAAACAACTCATTCTATCACTCGTATGATCAAGAGGAGAGAGTGGATGAGGAATTGGAGGAGTACTTTCGACAACCAGAGAAGAAGAGGCGGCTTACTGCGGACCAAGTTCTGTTTCTGGAGAAGAGCTTTGAGGACGAGAACAAACTTGAACCAGAAAGGAAGGCTGAACTTGCTAAGGAGCTTGGCTTGCAACCCCGGCAGATTGCAGTATGGTTTCAAAACCGTCGTGCACGATGGAAGACAAAGCAGCTGGAGAAAGACTATGAGACATTGCAAGCTAGCTATGATAAACTGAAAGCAGATTATGACAATCTTCTGAAGGAGAAAGAGCAGCTAAAAGCTGAGGTAATAGCCCTCTGTTGCTCAAATATGAGTCTTGCACTTTAATTTAGAGCTTTCAACTGTGCTAATATAATTTATCAAATTTACTCAGGTTGTTCACATTACAGAGAAGCTCCTtatcaaagaaaaagagaatgagAATTCAAAATTGTCTCATAGCAGCAGCCTCTCTGCTGCACCGGCAAAAGGATCCACTGCTGATTCAGCTTGCGAGGATGAAGTATCAAAAGTATCGGCTGTGGCTCTGAAGCAGGAAGATCTAAGCTCTGCTAAAAGTGATGTATTGGATTCAGACAGCCCTCATTACACTGATGGAGTTCACTCTTCTCTCCTGGAACCAGGTGATTCTTCATATGCCTTGGAACAGGATCAGTCTGATCTATCTCAGGATGAAGAAGATGACATAACTAAGACTCTAATGCATCCAGCATATCTTTTCCTGAAGATGGAAGATTCTGATTATCACGACCCTCAAAGCTCATGTTACTATGGATTTCCAGTTGAAGATCAGGCATTCGGTTTCTGGTCATACTGAATCACGAATAGCTCCATATCTTGCTTTTTGTTCACTTTTCTTGCGTCAAGAAGAATGTAGTATTGTCTATAAGCAATAAGTTGGAATCTATGGCTCCAATCCAGAGTGGTGGAGGTAGGTTCTGGTCAGTGTTTTAGAATATTGATTTCTGCTTTTTCTGTAATCTGGAAATGAAAGACACTTTCTGTTAACTGTAATTGTATATTTCCCACTAAAACTTGCATGAAATGCAGCATCTAAGCATTATGCAATCTCGTCTGAGTTTCCAGTCTAAGTTCCCAAGCCCTAAAGATGCAAAATGGATAACTTATTCCTTGCATTATTCCATGCACATGTAACATCGACGGAGAGAGCCCTGATCTAAAGCTGGAAAGTTCCCGAGGACTATTCCATTGTTTGCAATGGATGAGCAGTTCCTTGGGCAATCTGTTCATTTTAACATGGCTAAGGATTTATGCAAAATGATCTGATAAAACTTAACGGAATCCATCATGTTTATTGCCATGCTTATGGAAGCATCTAACATGCTTTGGCAGCCCCCATTCTTGGCCTGTCTGACAACTTGCTTGCCATAGCACGTCAGGTATCAAAACGTTGGATTGATTAGTAGCCAAACTTATCCTCTCTGTATTGGTGTCAACAAGCATAATTTGTCAGCAATAGATCTTCTTTCAAGAATCCCATCTGGCAAAAAATTGCCTAAGCTTTTGTGACCAAACatttgattagattaggaaCCTAATCTAATCCCCCCATCCCATGTACCAAATTTACCTAAAAAAGAGTTAATTGTACCACTTTACTTTTGAGCTTGGCTTCAAGACCAAAGCTGCTCTTGGTGGTGGTGTCGTGGTAAGGGGTTCAACCCTTACCTCTCACATTACCACTTTATTGTAGTTTTCTCCGACGGAAAAATTCCGTCGATTGCTTCTCCTTTTAGACTGAATTAGAGTAAGTTATACAAATATTATCgttgcgacaaaaaaaaaaaaaaaaaatcaagaccaAAGCTTTTCTACGctacaataataaaatttttgagTTTTCTTATTTCTAGTCCCCTTGACATGAATTTGTTGTTATCTTTAACATGATCACTTTCATCTTTCCATGTGTCCTTTTCAGTCTACTATTGAGGCTCCCAGCCTTCTTTAGAACCTTTGCTTGACGGCATCAAACACTGAATGCTAAGTGTCACTTGTTGTATTGTATCTTACCGGCCAAGTGCTTATCGTGTATGATGATAGCCtttcaagaaaatgaaaggctcattTGAAAAAACAtcaaagaaccaaaaaaaaaaaagaaaaagattgcaTGAGCCCTaccctaccttttttttttttttttttttttggtcaaataccctacttttttttttttttttttttatttatcaaatgaGCCCTACCCTACTGGAAATGAAATATTCCCTCCATCGTATGTATGTCTATGTAGTAAGCATGACATGCTTTCCACATTGAAATATCCTAATATACTTGCTACCTTCCTTTAAAAGCAATTAATATTGGACTCTATCGCATTTGACAACTACAGTTTTCTAGAACTTTgagcaaaatcaaataatcaGGATAGGCAGAGAGAGTAATTGATCTTACGGAAGATAGCCACATCTAAAGGTGTAAATAAATCGAACGTACTTAGGGTCTCGTAAATTTGCTCGATCAAAATTCGAGCACGAGTTCATTGATTGAACTCGAGCCAAGTTTGAGCATCTCAAATAGTTTGATGAATTCAACATCCAAGTGAGGCTCGAAAGGTTGTTACGTTTAATGAAACTCAAtcaatctttaaaaaaaaaaatacatacatacatatacatatacatatatatgtgtgtatatatatatgtatgtatgtatgtatgtatatctttaaatttttggatatttattattatatatgtatatcatAGTGTAAGACATTCATTTATACTAGTTAAGGTTGATTGAGTTCAACTCGATTCGAGTAAgcaaaaattaaaccaaattcAAACTCAATTTTAATAACTCGACAAATTTGAACCTCAGCTAGAACACAGTTCGTTTACACCTTTGTCCACGTCCAACTAAGATAAATCTTGTGGACGAAAAATTAACGCtaactgcattttttttttgggtctaaaTGTAATACTAACTAAGATCTAGTCCTTTACCATCAAATTTCTAACTTCTCACCATACAAATGATCAACGATCTAGATCAGTTATCAATATTAAATCCTGTTTTACCCAACAAGACTTGGTCAGCCACCTGATCTCACCTCACCTCACCTCACCTCACAACTCACAAGTAGCCAAATAACCTGGCCATGGTGGGCAATACTATTGTACAGCAGTTGCCTTCAAAGACCATAGATCATGACCCATCACAATCAAGGACACCGTCCACCTAGCAAAAACTCACTAGTGTACTTTGGAATCTTCCTTAGTTACGTTATGCAGGACCACACCTGATGTGGACTTTGCTGCATCGATGTGGCAATTCTTGCAGACTTGTCCTTTCTCCTATTGGTTGTTTGGTTTTGCGGTCCACAAGAGCTTGGGCCCTCCCGACTTTCAACTATCTTCCGTGTACTCGTCTGTCTGTTGATTCTTTGATAGTATAAGTActaatattttattcttttctttgaatttttttgatgaCAAATGGCACCCATTCCTTTCGTAATCCAATGTCTTCCTTTTTTTATCCCTTCCACTAtaaacatatattttttttttctgcagaAGAACTTGATTTTTGTAGATCATTCATTTCTTTTCGGAATTGTtctcaattaaattttttttttgcaaagattaatttttgaaaagtcaGAATCAGAATCCAAACGAAAAAagtattttgtaatttttgattGTTTATGGATAATTTTTTCATACACTGTTGatgtgcaatttttttttttttaatactagTAGGTTTTGATCATGTCATACTAAATGCAGAGAGCCCTTCAAATGAGACCCAAATCCTcagtcctctttttttttttttttttgttaaattaaatcTTTATGTTTATGATTCTGTTtagaattaatcttatatataccgTCATTGTATATACGATCACTATTAGATATATgacacatatgcaaaatttagagtttaaaattcaaaatttgctcatttgtcattcatccaaccaTAATAAGTATATATACTGACGGTGTACataaaatttacttttctttctaagGTAGaatatttcctttttatttgtttaattattaaaaAACGAATTTCCAAATTCCAGCACTAGCCTTGACTTTCTTATTTCTAAATTGAAGACGAAAGAGATCATTCTTATACAAAAATTGAATATTGCTAATATAAATATGGACTAAATTCTTCTACGTGAGAGCCTAAAATACCATTGAATTCAAATATTTTAGCACTATGTGTTATTAAAAAGAAGGCAAATGGTATTTGCATTCCAAAATAATTCTCTGGCACTTCACTttcttttaataaataaagtcagaaaaactatttttagaGTGTAAATATCATTTATTTACCTTAAAAAAGGTGAATAAGATACATATCACTCTATCATCCATTTATAGATCATATGGCAACTTtagcaataaataaataaacaaatgtcAACTTTATAGCCACAGTCTCTATTTTATTCTTTCTCTGTGATCAATCAGTCACTTGTCATTGATACGATTCAATCTCAATCCCAAACTTATGGATAATTAGCAAATCATGTCTACCGCCGctggccatttggtccagtggCCATCACCCtctttggtgatgttggaggtCAGAGTTCTACCTCTACCTTCCTCAAATTTGCTACAATATGTGATTGGTCTTAGTTGACTATCTCCCCTTACCCCTTCCCTCTAGATTAggctagattaggttatagAACATCTACCGTTAcagacagaaaaaaaaaaaaaaaaaaagcaaaccaTGTCTACCTAAAAAATTCTTGGATGAAAAATTAACCATGAAAATGAATCAAAGGTTGATGTTTCCTTGATATATTATAGCTGATTATGTTCTtcctaaatttttatttttatttttttaaaaattcccaCATTCTTCCCTGAGAACATTTTCGTTGAGGACAGTGTCTTGTATAGGTAATTAGTTATGTTCATcattcattttaaatttcttcatGATTGTATTGTTTGATCTTTTCTACATATTGTTGCACATGATCATATTTCTTGATGTCCCTTTTCTAATTGTTATGTGCTTTTCTGAAGGTGATTAACTCCAGACAAGGGGTAATTCAGCTATCTtagtcaatatatatatataatataaaatcttctaatgtaattttttttttaatggttaAACAAATTGCTATAGCTAGGCATCTCCGTTTAGAGATTTGTTACAGTATGCTGATCCTTTTGTTTGAACATTGTGGAGTACAATTTCATGCACAGAATCATAAAAATCAAGTCAACTGTGGGAGCAGAAAAGGAAACATTCTCCTCATTGTTGATTCATTCCCTGATCAGCTGACTACATACAAGAAATAGAAGTCATGAAAACTTTGCCCAGCTCTTCCTCTTGATTATTGAGTGGAGTGCAAAATTTTTAGGACTTCTGGATTGAGGACTTTCCcatatcaaaatttgaaattatccttCAGGTAACAAACCATCTCTTGCTGCATCAGTGTCAAAATAAAGTAACATGAGAAGTTTTTTGTGTCACTTGTGAATGCAAGACTACATGTTTCTCGATGCATGATGAACACAGGCTTTGGACAAATATTCATTTGTGCCAGATGAGT
It includes:
- the LOC140005401 gene encoding uncharacterized protein — encoded protein: MAGRTLVYGQGGAGGTSNLSSFLLQNQRVGCSSSSQPHHDSLFISSSSPSFLGSRSMVSFEDVNGRKRSNNSFYHSYDQEERVDEELEEYFRQPEKKRRLTADQVLFLEKSFEDENKLEPERKAELAKELGLQPRQIAVWFQNRRARWKTKQLEKDYETLQASYDKLKADYDNLLKEKEQLKAEVVHITEKLLIKEKENENSKLSHSSSLSAAPAKGSTADSACEDEVSKVSAVALKQEDLSSAKSDVLDSDSPHYTDGVHSSLLEPGDSSYALEQDQSDLSQDEEDDITKTLMHPAYLFLKMEDSDYHDPQSSCYYGFPVEDQAFGFWSY